One stretch of Candidatus Neomarinimicrobiota bacterium DNA includes these proteins:
- a CDS encoding enoyl-CoA hydratase/isomerase family protein produces the protein MSYNNLLYEVEDKIAIISIDRPEVLNALNRETFHELNEAVLSVRDDDSVGGMIVTGAGEKAFVAGADINELVQATALSGREASIRGQETLQLFELMGKPVIAAINGYALGGGFELALGCHIRIAAENAMMGLPEVGLGIMPGFGGSQRLPRLIGTSRALELILTGKSISAEEALSWGIVSKVVPEGEALNAAKEMMKEILTKAPMSIKMSIEAVNRGMNMSLDEGLAIESDRFGLLCGTEDMKEGMNAFLEKREAKFKGY, from the coding sequence ATGTCCTACAATAATTTATTATATGAAGTAGAAGATAAAATCGCTATAATATCCATTGACCGTCCGGAGGTTTTGAACGCCCTGAATCGGGAAACGTTCCACGAACTGAATGAAGCGGTTTTATCGGTTCGGGATGACGACTCGGTCGGTGGGATGATCGTTACAGGCGCCGGAGAAAAAGCGTTCGTGGCGGGAGCAGACATAAATGAACTTGTGCAGGCTACCGCACTAAGCGGGAGAGAAGCGTCGATCAGAGGACAGGAAACGCTTCAGCTCTTCGAATTGATGGGGAAGCCTGTCATAGCAGCGATAAACGGCTACGCGCTCGGAGGTGGATTCGAACTTGCCCTCGGCTGCCATATTCGTATAGCGGCTGAAAATGCAATGATGGGACTGCCCGAAGTAGGCCTCGGAATAATGCCCGGTTTCGGCGGTTCACAACGGCTGCCGAGATTGATCGGCACCTCAAGGGCATTAGAACTTATTCTGACAGGAAAATCTATAAGTGCCGAAGAGGCACTGAGTTGGGGAATTGTAAGTAAAGTAGTACCTGAAGGAGAAGCGCTCAATGCCGCTAAAGAGATGATGAAAGAGATTCTCACCAAAGCGCCCATGTCAATCAAGATGTCGATAGAGGCGGTTAACAGGGGGATGAATATGTCGCTTGATGAAGGGCTTGCCATAGAATCGGACAGGTTCGGGCTGCTGTGTGGAACAGAAGATATGAAGGAGGGAATGAACGCCTTCTTGGAAAAAAGAGAAGCGAAGTTCAAAGGTTATTAA